The Candidatus Poribacteria bacterium sequence TGCCAGTTTGCATGCCGTGGATATCACTGGTAACGATGAACGCCCATGCGCTCTTGTAGGTTGAGAGTGCGGGGGCTGCGGCAGCGGCATCTCCACCGGCATCAGCAGCGGCGTCTCCACCAGCGTCAGCGGCATCCTCTTCCTCAGCAGCATCGTCGCCTTCTGCAGCATCGTCGCCCTCAGCAGCATCGTCGCCTTCTGCGGCATCTCCATCGCCTTCTGCGGCATCATCGCCCTCAGCATCTTCCTCAGCCTCTGCAACAGGAGTTTCTTCTTCAGCAGCGGGTTCTTCAGGCTGTTCAGGCTGGTTGTCCCACGCATCACCTGTAAACTTTACATTAGCTCCAGCAGGCGTATTCACGATATACCCCATACCACCGCCAATACCGAAACCATCACCTTCATCGGCCACCGTGTAACCCACGAAATTCTGAGTCGCCGCATCGAGTTGGATCACAACCGTCGCACCCAGCATTTCTGCGAGTGATTTCGCTGTGTAAGGTTCTTCCGGCATCAGCGGAATCGAAATCATGTTCAAGCCCGGTTCAAGCGTCACATCAAAACCGGGACCTTCCACGACGGGTTCAGGCATCGGTTCTTCTACAGTCGGTTCCGCAGGTGCCGCAACCGGCATGATCGTCAACATCGCCGTTGGTTCTGTCCAGGCAAACGCTTCCGTCACATCACCACCACCTTGGATACCTTCGTGCGCCGCTATAACGCCACCTTCGGTCGGAACACGTTCATTGCTTCCGTGAGGATCCGTCGCTTCATCTAAACCCAGCGGTCCCGGAATATCGGAAGCCATCTCTGTGTTCTCTTCACTACCGGCATCATACGCCATCAAGTCGAGGCTCACTTCAACAGGATCACCATTTTCATCAAAAAGTGGGACGTCAAGCACCGCGATGAAAGCATCGTTCGTTGAAACTAACATTGAACCCATAGACAGCGAAGAGTTGATCATGTCAGCAGTCACAGTAACAGTCGTAGATTGACCCGGCATCGTATATCTGCGCGTCCCATCCGCATTCATAGCGATCATGACGTTCGCGCCAGCAGCCTCTGCAAGCGTGGCGAGCCCTGAGGTATCTCCACCTTCAGCAAGAGCAACAATCGCAGGATTCGCAGGCTGACCGACTTCAGCAAGTTTAATACCGGCAGGATGTGCTGCGAAGATCGCAGGTGAGAAAGTTTGCCCACTCACACCGTGTTCACCAGTGGTAAGGTTCGTAAGCGTAATCTCGAACATCTGGCTCACTGGCATTTCAGGAGCAACCTCTTCGGTTGCGGTATCGTCCACTTCGGCATCATCGGTGGCTTCGGCATCATCAGTGGCTTCAGCATCATCAGCGGCATCGTCAGCGGCATCGTCCGCTTCTGTGTCATCGGCTGCGTCATCAGCAGCATCATCGGCGGGTGCTGGCTCAGCACCAGCGACGGTAACCATACCATCCATCGTCGTGACTTCTAATGCAGCAGCAGTGGCATCAGAAAGTGTAACATCTGACAAACTGATAGCAGATGGTTTTGCCTCAACAACTGTAAATGTTACCGTAGCGAGTGTTCCATCGGCATCCGGAGCGGCACCTCCCAAAGAGGCTGCAGCGATTGTAACGCTACTGTCAGTTGTAGTAGTCGGTGTGGCAAAGGCACCAGCGGGTAAATAGTCTGCATTCCCGCCAGAAACATACTCCAGCGCAGTTGGATCAAAGTTTACAGTTACTTGATATCCAGTAACATCTGCACCACCGGTTATGTTAATACTCACCATGAGTTCTTCCCCGGCTGCTGGGGATTCGACTTCAGCAGGTTCCACAGAAATAACGGCTGCCCCGTAACTCATGGCTGTAAACCCTAAACACATTACAACAGCTAATAAGGAAAAAAGGACTTTCCTATTAAAAAGCTGGTCTTTCATAAGACACTCCTTCATAATTCATTTATATTCTGACGTATCCTTACCTTTCAGTAAAGGTTATAGCCCCGCGTTTGACAAAAGACTTCAACCGCAATAAATATGGGAGATTCTTCCACACCAGCGCATTGGAATCAGAGCGCAAGGTGAGTCGCGCAAATGGGACTCTAAGGTTAAAAGACAAGTTTATCCTAATTTTAAAACGTTGTCAAATCAAATTCGGTTCAAATTTAAATAATTTTCCGTAAATTAGGCGAACGTACCCTGTTTGTTATCTTAAGTATAGCATAAACGCGAAAACAAAGCAAATTAAAAATAGCCTATTGGGTTACACGCGGAGCAAGCGCGTTCCAGACCTCCCCTAATTCAGCGATAGCCTTGTAAACCGGATAGATGGCTTCCCACATTGCTTTACGCGCTGCGGTGGCGGTGTCGGCATCGTCCTCAGCGAGTGCTGTTTTAAGTTGCGCGCCCATCTCCTGCTGAACCGTTGCACAAGTGCGGGTAAGTTCTTCCAACAATTGTGCGGCATGTATCTGGCGCGCAACGAGTTCTGCTACCGATACCTGCATATCCGGTTCAACATCATAAGCACGAGAGGGTGAGAAATTGTGCGGTAGCCGTTCACCCGCTTCTGTACGTGGCGTGTGCGTGGGGTGAATATGCGGCGTAACAGACAGATACATTGTTATGGGTTCATCACCGAGAACTCGCACCGTGTGCGGTTGGTCCGCCAAAGCGATACACATTTGCCCGGGTCCCAGCTCTTCAGTTTCACCCTCAATTTCAAATTCGACGCGCCCTTCCAGAATGAGAAAAATTTCATGCCCCAAGTCATGACTATGAAGTTGGGCACTCTGCCCAGGCTCCATCCTTAGAAATCGAGAACGAATTTGCGGTGTCACCAATACATTCCGTATATCTGTGCGGTAATCGTAAACAGGGAATCCCATTGTATACCTCCATGGACTTTTAATATAAATATACAATGTCCCGTGAAAATTGGCAAGGTAAATACTTTTTTCTTGACACGCTTTACAAGCATGATAGAATATCAGCAAAAGCTCTAACACCTCATTTCTTGAATTGGAAGGATAGAAAAATTATGGATTTGACACGCCAACCGCCACGTCGCCCTTCAAATCTCGGAATCGCCGGGATTGTAGGTGTGGCACGCATGACAGACAAGGCACGCGCACATAACGCGGAAACTCTCGGTGATTATATCTACGGTGAGAGTTCCGGTCTGGATCAGCGCGTTTTAACGTTTTTAGGGATTTCTGCCGATGCTTACGCCGAAGCGGTTGACGCATACGATGATGCCGCTTTGGGGCACTGGGTGCTTGAAACAAGCGGAAAGACAGCAGCAGAGATTGCTGAGTTTAACGATGCCGCTCTTAGCCAACTCCCCGATACCGACGCCCACAAACAACGCCTGAAAGATCGACTCGCTCGCTTTGCGCCAAGCAGAACTGATATTACAACGGTATTACAGTCCATGGAACTCGACGATTGGGGAAGTTTCTGGGAGGTCGACCTGACTGCTGGTCCACCTCGCAGTGCCCGTGCCAAAGATGTCGGTGGCATCTGCGGTGTGGCGCGTATGACAGACAAAGCACGTGCTGAACGTGCAGGCAAAATCGGTGAGTACCTATATGGCGACGATTCCGGACAAGACATCCGTATTTTAGCATTCCTCGGCATTGCGGCTGCGGATTTTCAGGAAGCATCGGTCAACAACCCGAATAACCTCGAACTCGGCGCGTGGGTCTTGGAAAACTGCGGTAAATCGCAGGACGAGATTGATACATTCAATCAAACGTTGGTAAACTATGGACCCAATGAAACGACACGGGAACGGTTTGAAGCGCGATGTCAAGAAGTAGCCCCCACTCGAACAGACATCACGACGTGGGTCATGCTTCAGGACGTGGACGATCAGTTGAGTTTCGGTATCGTCGACCTCAACCGCCGCGCACCACGAAGCCCTTACAATACGGATGTTTACGGAATGGTTCAACTCGCACGGTTAATTGACAAAGGTAGAGCATCTAATAGCAACACGCTCGGTGCTTACTTTTATGGTGAAGATTCAGGGATCGATCGGGCAACGCTTAATTTCCTTGGTATATCCGCAGCGGAATTTGCTGAAGCATTGAAGACCTTGTCGACCGATGCAGAGGTTGAGGCGTGGCTGAAGGCGAATCATCCGAAAAGCGAATCGGATATCGAAGCCTACAACGAACGGATGATCCAGATGGGTCCCACAGATGAACGTTACCAGGCACTAATGGCGAAAATGATTAACAAGATCGCACCAGAGCGGACAGATATTAAGACATGGTTCGCACTGATGGCTCTTGACGATGAGAAGACATTTGCGTTGTAAACAATGCAACAATTGATATACAAAGCTGCCAACACGTCCAGTTTGTGACAGGCAGCTTCGTTTGTTTTGGTGTAGCCTCTCCATGGAGCATAAACGATGAAAAATCTCCAAGCGATTGCGGATGTTCGTTCCGGAAAAAGGACTGTTGCCAACGCGGCATGGTGGGGATTCGACCCAGAAGACGCAACCGTCGGATTGCAAGCGGCAATCGACTCTGGTGCGAAACGGGTAGTTGTCCCGAATATGCACACCGATTGGATAATCCAGCCCATTAAACTGGTGGGAAACCAAGCGTTAATTTTTGAACCTGGGACAGTCGTCACAGCAAAACGGGGCGAGTATCGCGGCAGAGGCGACTCGATGTTCACTGCACAAGATGTTGAGAATCTCACTATTCGTGGCTACGGTGCTACCTTTCGCATGTGGAAACAGGATTACATCAACGGGCTTGTCCTTGAACAGTTTGGTTGGCACCGCTGGTATGGACAATATCCAAAGGCGGAGTGGCGTATGACCCTATCAATTCGAGGGAGTAAAAACGTAAATGTGTCTGGCTTGACACTCAAAGATAGCGGTGGAGACGGTGTTTACGTTGATGGCGGCACAAAACGAGATGCCTCTGAAAATGTGGTCTTACGCGACCTCGTCTGCGACAATCATTATCGTCAGGGTATCAGTGTTATTAGCGCTGAAAATCTCAAAGTCGAGAACTGTACGTTTTCAAACACCTGGGGAACACCACCGGCATCAGGGGTGGATATTGAACCGGACAAAAGCGAGCAGAAAATAAAGAATACAGTATTCTCCGGATGTCAGTTCATTGACAACGTCGGTGACGGCATTGAGGTATTCTTGGCACACACCAACGGCGAATCCGATGACGTGATGCTGCGTTTCGAGAACTGCTACATCAGCAGTAAACACGGAACAGGTATCCGCGTGTCAAAAA is a genomic window containing:
- a CDS encoding right-handed parallel beta-helix repeat-containing protein encodes the protein MKNLQAIADVRSGKRTVANAAWWGFDPEDATVGLQAAIDSGAKRVVVPNMHTDWIIQPIKLVGNQALIFEPGTVVTAKRGEYRGRGDSMFTAQDVENLTIRGYGATFRMWKQDYINGLVLEQFGWHRWYGQYPKAEWRMTLSIRGSKNVNVSGLTLKDSGGDGVYVDGGTKRDASENVVLRDLVCDNHYRQGISVISAENLKVENCTFSNTWGTPPASGVDIEPDKSEQKIKNTVFSGCQFIDNVGDGIEVFLAHTNGESDDVMLRFENCYISSKHGTGIRVSKIGDNGPGGSIEFDNCTVANTVGYGIKVQEKSLKGARVRFTNCKVIHAASDRQFGGEWSPISLSLPKPELVQTMGGIDFINCFVEDNRDRPAIEFTQLESDLPLHDITGTITVLNANGVRAELGKDREKLPLIVREYE
- a CDS encoding cupin domain-containing protein, which codes for MGFPVYDYRTDIRNVLVTPQIRSRFLRMEPGQSAQLHSHDLGHEIFLILEGRVEFEIEGETEELGPGQMCIALADQPHTVRVLGDEPITMYLSVTPHIHPTHTPRTEAGERLPHNFSPSRAYDVEPDMQVSVAELVARQIHAAQLLEELTRTCATVQQEMGAQLKTALAEDDADTATAARKAMWEAIYPVYKAIAELGEVWNALAPRVTQ
- a CDS encoding DUF5069 domain-containing protein, which gives rise to MSRENWQGKYFFLDTLYKHDRISAKALTPHFLNWKDRKIMDLTRQPPRRPSNLGIAGIVGVARMTDKARAHNAETLGDYIYGESSGLDQRVLTFLGISADAYAEAVDAYDDAALGHWVLETSGKTAAEIAEFNDAALSQLPDTDAHKQRLKDRLARFAPSRTDITTVLQSMELDDWGSFWEVDLTAGPPRSARAKDVGGICGVARMTDKARAERAGKIGEYLYGDDSGQDIRILAFLGIAAADFQEASVNNPNNLELGAWVLENCGKSQDEIDTFNQTLVNYGPNETTRERFEARCQEVAPTRTDITTWVMLQDVDDQLSFGIVDLNRRAPRSPYNTDVYGMVQLARLIDKGRASNSNTLGAYFYGEDSGIDRATLNFLGISAAEFAEALKTLSTDAEVEAWLKANHPKSESDIEAYNERMIQMGPTDERYQALMAKMINKIAPERTDIKTWFALMALDDEKTFAL